The following proteins are encoded in a genomic region of Cryptomeria japonica chromosome 11, Sugi_1.0, whole genome shotgun sequence:
- the LOC131063951 gene encoding protein NPG1 isoform X2: MRTPAAWQWQMEDTTEQEARALLGRLEYQRGNIEAALYVFEGIDISSVIPKMRCTIANRAQSRKGRLRGEVTNSMSMHAVNLLLEAVYLKAKALQDLGRPREAAQECKIVLDTVESALLQCMPEGITRDCKLHETVSKSVELLPELWKQESSIPEAMSSYRRALLNPWGLDSECSGRIQKEFAMMLLYSGVEAGPPSLGSQVEGSYIPKNNMEEAILLLLILLRKFALKKIPWDPTIMEHLTFALSTTGQFGTLANQVEELVPRIYNRTDRWYTLALCYSAGGQDEVALNLLKKSVSRNEKPDFIPALLLASKISCKNSNHDNLAVLFAKRALENLEILGREGNCMKCIANGLLGSALGKQSKLALSDTERTQMQSGAVTALEKAISTENGDPKMLMCLCLENAEQRNLNVALGYARKLLEMEGGTSIKGWRLLALILSAQQKYSEAETVIDAALDQTGKWEQGELLRTKAKLQNAQGKSKDAIKTYGRLLALVQAQKKSFGNGIWKLKGWSDRDLELEAWQDLAYVYTSLEKWQDAGICLQKANAHKPHSAQTWHATGVLYQAQKLHNQALNAFSYAIATDPEHVPSMISTAEILRQQSEVKSLPVARTLLTAALKLDKTNHRTWLNLGMVHKMEERLQDAAECFQTSYLLELSNPVESFNTV; encoded by the exons ATGCGTACGCCAGCAGCCTGGCAGTGGCAGATGGAGGACACTACTGAGCAG GAAGCCAGAGCATTGTTGGGGCGACTTGAATATCAGAGAGGAAACATAGAAGCAGCGCTGTATGTCTTTGAGGGAATAGACATAAGCTCTGTAATACCTAAGATGAGATGCACGATTGCAAATAGAGCGCAGTCCCGGAAAGGTCGGTTGCGTGGGGAAGTCACTAATTCCATGTCAATGCATGCCGTCAATCTTTTACTTGAAGCTGTCTATCTTAAAGCAAAAGCCCTGCAGGATCTAGGGAGGCCAAGAG AAGCTGCTCAAGAATGCAAGATTGTTCTGGACACAGTTGAGTCCGCACTTCTTCAATGCATGCCTGAAGGTATTACTCGTGATTGCAAACTGCATGAAACAGTGAGCAAATCAGTAGAGTTACTTCCAGAACTTTGGAAGCAGGAAAGCTCTATTCCAGAAGCCATGTCTTCTTATAGACGAGCCTTGCTTAATCCTTGGGGTCTGGATTCTGAATGCTCAGGCCGGATACAGAAAGAGTTTGCAATGATGCTCCTTTATAGTGGTGTTGAAGCAGGCCCTCCAAGCCTTGGATCACAAGTGGAGGGCTCATACATTCCTAAGAATAATATGGAGGAGGCCATATTGTTGCTCTTGATTCTCTTAAGAAAGTTTGCTCTGAAAAAAATTCCTTGGGATCCCACAATAATGGAGCACCTTACCTTTGCATTGTCAACAACAGGACAATTTGGAACATTAGCTAATCAAGTAGAGGAGTTAGTTCCTAGGATCTACAATAGAACTGATAGGTGGTATACTCTTGCTCTTTGTTATAGTGCTGGAGGCCAGGATGAGGTGGCCTTAAACCTGTTAAAAAAGTCTGTTAGCCGTAATGAGAAGCCAGATTTTATCCCAGCGCTTCTTTTGGCAtcaaaaatatcttgcaaaaactcAAACCATGATAATCTAGCTGTGCTTTTTGCAAAAAGAGCCTTAGAAAACCTAGAAATCCTAGGAAGGGAAGGTAACTGCATGAAATGTATTGCCAATGGTTTGTTAGGGAGTGCCTTAGGGAAACAATCTAAACTTGCACTTTCTGACACAGAAAGGACTCAGATGCAATCTGGGGCTGTTACTGCTTTAGAAAAGGCTATATCAACAGAGAATGGAGATCCTAAAATGCTTATGTGTCTTTGTTTGGAGAATGCAGAGCAGCGCAATTTAAATGTTGCACTAGGCTATGCAAGAAAGTTACTAGAGATGGAAGGAGGTACATCAATAAAAGGGTGGAGACTTCTTGCCCTTATACTCTCAGCGCAACAGAAGTACTCTGAGGCAGAAACAGTTATTGATGCAGCATTGGATCAGACTGGAAAGTGGGAGCAGGGAGAGCTACTTCGAACAAAGGCTAAGCTTCAGAATGCCCAGGGAAAATCCAAGGATGCTATCAAGACATATGGCCGGTTGCTTGCTTTagttcaagctcaaaagaaaagttttgggaATGGGATTTGGAAGCTTAAG GGTTGGAGTGATAGAGACCTAGAATTGGAAGCCTGGCAGGATTTGGCATATGTTTATACAAGCCTAGAGAAGTGGCAGGATGCTGGAATTTGTTTGCAGAAAGCAAATGCTCACAAACCTCATTCTGCCCAAACCTGGCATGCTACTG GGGTGCTATATCAGGCACAGAAGCTACACAACCAGGCATTGAATGCCTTTTCATATGCCATAGCAACCGATCCTGAACATGTACCAAGCATGATATCTACAGCAGAAATCCTAAGACAACAAAGTGAGGTTAAATCATTACCTGTTGCCAGAACCTTATTGACAGCTGCTCTTAAGCTAGACAAAACCAATCATAGAACATGGTTGAATCTGGGAATGGTTCACAAGATGGAAGAGCGTTTGCAGGATGCTGCAGAATGTTTTCAAACTTCTTACCTACTTGAACTGTCTAACCCAGTTGAGAGTTTCAATACAGTCTAA
- the LOC131063951 gene encoding protein NPG1 isoform X1 gives MPGFWSWVLSADKDKMMMCTCSREQFKLGEMPQSPESFATRDFSASGFSSRTGDGEGRPDNGNIEEAESSLREGFSLNYEEARALLGRLEYQRGNIEAALYVFEGIDISSVIPKMRCTIANRAQSRKGRLRGEVTNSMSMHAVNLLLEAVYLKAKALQDLGRPREAAQECKIVLDTVESALLQCMPEGITRDCKLHETVSKSVELLPELWKQESSIPEAMSSYRRALLNPWGLDSECSGRIQKEFAMMLLYSGVEAGPPSLGSQVEGSYIPKNNMEEAILLLLILLRKFALKKIPWDPTIMEHLTFALSTTGQFGTLANQVEELVPRIYNRTDRWYTLALCYSAGGQDEVALNLLKKSVSRNEKPDFIPALLLASKISCKNSNHDNLAVLFAKRALENLEILGREGNCMKCIANGLLGSALGKQSKLALSDTERTQMQSGAVTALEKAISTENGDPKMLMCLCLENAEQRNLNVALGYARKLLEMEGGTSIKGWRLLALILSAQQKYSEAETVIDAALDQTGKWEQGELLRTKAKLQNAQGKSKDAIKTYGRLLALVQAQKKSFGNGIWKLKGWSDRDLELEAWQDLAYVYTSLEKWQDAGICLQKANAHKPHSAQTWHATGVLYQAQKLHNQALNAFSYAIATDPEHVPSMISTAEILRQQSEVKSLPVARTLLTAALKLDKTNHRTWLNLGMVHKMEERLQDAAECFQTSYLLELSNPVESFNTV, from the exons ATGCCTGGGTTTTGGAGCTGGGTTTTATCAGCAgacaaagacaagatgatgatgTGCACTTGCTCAAGAGAGCAGTTCAAACTAGGGGAAATGCCTCAGTCCCCAGAATCGTTTGCTACCAGGGACTTTTCTGCAAGTGGGTTTTCTTCGAGGACTGGAGATGGTGAAGGTAGGCCTGATAATGGTAACATTGAGGAAGCAGAATCATCACTACGGGAAGGATTTTCTCTCAATTATGAG GAAGCCAGAGCATTGTTGGGGCGACTTGAATATCAGAGAGGAAACATAGAAGCAGCGCTGTATGTCTTTGAGGGAATAGACATAAGCTCTGTAATACCTAAGATGAGATGCACGATTGCAAATAGAGCGCAGTCCCGGAAAGGTCGGTTGCGTGGGGAAGTCACTAATTCCATGTCAATGCATGCCGTCAATCTTTTACTTGAAGCTGTCTATCTTAAAGCAAAAGCCCTGCAGGATCTAGGGAGGCCAAGAG AAGCTGCTCAAGAATGCAAGATTGTTCTGGACACAGTTGAGTCCGCACTTCTTCAATGCATGCCTGAAGGTATTACTCGTGATTGCAAACTGCATGAAACAGTGAGCAAATCAGTAGAGTTACTTCCAGAACTTTGGAAGCAGGAAAGCTCTATTCCAGAAGCCATGTCTTCTTATAGACGAGCCTTGCTTAATCCTTGGGGTCTGGATTCTGAATGCTCAGGCCGGATACAGAAAGAGTTTGCAATGATGCTCCTTTATAGTGGTGTTGAAGCAGGCCCTCCAAGCCTTGGATCACAAGTGGAGGGCTCATACATTCCTAAGAATAATATGGAGGAGGCCATATTGTTGCTCTTGATTCTCTTAAGAAAGTTTGCTCTGAAAAAAATTCCTTGGGATCCCACAATAATGGAGCACCTTACCTTTGCATTGTCAACAACAGGACAATTTGGAACATTAGCTAATCAAGTAGAGGAGTTAGTTCCTAGGATCTACAATAGAACTGATAGGTGGTATACTCTTGCTCTTTGTTATAGTGCTGGAGGCCAGGATGAGGTGGCCTTAAACCTGTTAAAAAAGTCTGTTAGCCGTAATGAGAAGCCAGATTTTATCCCAGCGCTTCTTTTGGCAtcaaaaatatcttgcaaaaactcAAACCATGATAATCTAGCTGTGCTTTTTGCAAAAAGAGCCTTAGAAAACCTAGAAATCCTAGGAAGGGAAGGTAACTGCATGAAATGTATTGCCAATGGTTTGTTAGGGAGTGCCTTAGGGAAACAATCTAAACTTGCACTTTCTGACACAGAAAGGACTCAGATGCAATCTGGGGCTGTTACTGCTTTAGAAAAGGCTATATCAACAGAGAATGGAGATCCTAAAATGCTTATGTGTCTTTGTTTGGAGAATGCAGAGCAGCGCAATTTAAATGTTGCACTAGGCTATGCAAGAAAGTTACTAGAGATGGAAGGAGGTACATCAATAAAAGGGTGGAGACTTCTTGCCCTTATACTCTCAGCGCAACAGAAGTACTCTGAGGCAGAAACAGTTATTGATGCAGCATTGGATCAGACTGGAAAGTGGGAGCAGGGAGAGCTACTTCGAACAAAGGCTAAGCTTCAGAATGCCCAGGGAAAATCCAAGGATGCTATCAAGACATATGGCCGGTTGCTTGCTTTagttcaagctcaaaagaaaagttttgggaATGGGATTTGGAAGCTTAAG GGTTGGAGTGATAGAGACCTAGAATTGGAAGCCTGGCAGGATTTGGCATATGTTTATACAAGCCTAGAGAAGTGGCAGGATGCTGGAATTTGTTTGCAGAAAGCAAATGCTCACAAACCTCATTCTGCCCAAACCTGGCATGCTACTG GGGTGCTATATCAGGCACAGAAGCTACACAACCAGGCATTGAATGCCTTTTCATATGCCATAGCAACCGATCCTGAACATGTACCAAGCATGATATCTACAGCAGAAATCCTAAGACAACAAAGTGAGGTTAAATCATTACCTGTTGCCAGAACCTTATTGACAGCTGCTCTTAAGCTAGACAAAACCAATCATAGAACATGGTTGAATCTGGGAATGGTTCACAAGATGGAAGAGCGTTTGCAGGATGCTGCAGAATGTTTTCAAACTTCTTACCTACTTGAACTGTCTAACCCAGTTGAGAGTTTCAATACAGTCTAA